From a single Desulfoplanes formicivorans genomic region:
- a CDS encoding amino acid ABC transporter ATP-binding protein: MNLQQPAIEICGLHKWFDEHHVLKGVDMTVDSSDVIVIIGASGSGKSTLLRCVNRLETYEKGVVRVHGEDVPEDEGYINKLRARLGMVFQNFNLFPHMTVLGNVIEGPTQVKKMKKKEAVEIGRHYLAKVGMSDKEDAYPQTLSGGQKQRAAIARALAMEPEAMLFDEPTSALDPELVGEVLSVMRNLAEDGMTMIVVTHEMGFAREVADTVGFMDGGSILEFGTPEAIFNHPEQQRTQEFLGQIL; encoded by the coding sequence ATGAACCTTCAGCAACCAGCCATTGAAATTTGTGGTCTTCACAAATGGTTTGACGAACATCATGTCTTAAAGGGCGTGGACATGACCGTTGATTCCTCGGATGTCATCGTTATCATCGGGGCCAGCGGTTCAGGAAAGAGTACTCTGCTTCGTTGCGTGAATCGTCTGGAAACGTATGAAAAGGGCGTTGTCAGGGTTCACGGGGAGGATGTGCCAGAGGACGAGGGCTACATCAACAAGCTGCGCGCCCGGCTGGGCATGGTGTTTCAGAATTTCAATCTGTTTCCCCATATGACCGTTCTTGGAAATGTCATTGAGGGTCCCACCCAGGTCAAAAAAATGAAGAAAAAGGAAGCAGTTGAGATCGGACGGCACTATCTTGCCAAAGTGGGGATGTCCGATAAGGAGGATGCTTATCCTCAAACCCTTTCCGGTGGGCAGAAGCAGCGCGCGGCCATTGCCCGGGCCTTGGCCATGGAGCCTGAAGCCATGCTCTTTGACGAACCGACTTCAGCCCTTGATCCGGAACTTGTGGGTGAAGTCTTAAGCGTCATGCGCAATCTTGCCGAGGACGGGATGACCATGATCGTAGTCACTCATGAAATGGGTTTTGCCCGGGAGGTGGCCGACACGGTCGGATTCATGGACGGGGGATCCATCCTGGAATTCGGGACTCCAGAGGCCATTTTCAATCACCCTGAGCAACAGCGGACCCAGGAGTTTCTGGGCCAGATCTTGTAA
- the cysK gene encoding cysteine synthase A, protein MNIADSMLDLVGKTPLVRVQNTAVESGAQVLGKLEFFNPCGSVKDRIALHMIEAAMARGDIGPDSVIIEPTSGNTGIGLAFVCAVKKLRLILTMPENMSIERRKMLKGLGAELVLTPASKGMKGAIERAQELLEASAQGFMPMQFDNMDNPAMHYETTGPEIWEDTDGSVDILVAGVGTGGTIMGTGRYLKERNPQIRIVAVEPEDSAVLSGNAPGPHMIQGIGAGFVPKVVDKNLLDEIVPVSNEDAVAAAKKLMCEQGIVCGISSGANCHAAMELARRPENQGKTIVFIVCDTGERYLSTALFGEM, encoded by the coding sequence ATGAATATTGCTGATTCCATGCTGGACCTGGTGGGGAAAACACCCCTGGTACGGGTTCAGAACACGGCTGTGGAAAGCGGGGCACAGGTTTTGGGAAAACTGGAATTTTTCAACCCCTGCGGCTCCGTCAAGGACAGAATTGCCCTGCACATGATTGAAGCGGCCATGGCCCGCGGGGACATTGGTCCTGATTCCGTCATCATCGAGCCCACCAGTGGGAACACGGGTATTGGTCTGGCCTTTGTCTGTGCGGTCAAAAAGTTGCGTCTCATTCTGACCATGCCCGAAAACATGAGCATTGAGCGTCGGAAAATGCTCAAGGGGTTGGGGGCTGAACTGGTACTGACTCCGGCCAGCAAGGGCATGAAGGGGGCCATTGAACGGGCCCAGGAGCTGCTGGAGGCCTCTGCCCAAGGGTTCATGCCCATGCAGTTCGACAACATGGACAATCCAGCCATGCATTATGAGACCACAGGGCCTGAAATCTGGGAAGATACCGATGGAAGTGTGGACATTCTGGTGGCAGGCGTGGGCACCGGTGGGACCATCATGGGCACGGGCAGGTATCTCAAGGAACGCAATCCCCAGATCCGGATCGTTGCCGTGGAACCCGAGGATTCGGCCGTGCTTTCGGGCAATGCTCCGGGACCGCACATGATCCAGGGCATTGGTGCCGGATTTGTGCCCAAGGTGGTGGACAAAAACCTTCTTGACGAGATTGTTCCCGTAAGCAACGAAGATGCGGTTGCTGCAGCCAAGAAACTCATGTGTGAGCAGGGTATTGTCTGCGGGATATCTTCGGGAGCCAATTGCCATGCGGCCATGGAGTTGGCCAGGAGGCCGGAAAATCAGGGGAAAACCATCGTGTTCATTGTCTGCGATACAGGTGAACGCTATCTGAGTACGGCTCTTTTTGGAGAAATGTAG
- a CDS encoding YajQ family cyclic di-GMP-binding protein: protein MPSFDIVSQVDLQEVDNAINNVKKEIDSRYDFRGVTTEITFNRKDKRISILTGDEMKIKALRDMLSAHCVRRKIDPRIMDFSEPEGTSKGQLKQQVRLKEGIDKETAKKLVKLIKGAKLKVQAAIQDNQVRVTGKKIDDLQAVISLVREGGFEQPFQFVNMK, encoded by the coding sequence ATGCCGTCTTTTGATATTGTCAGCCAGGTGGATTTGCAGGAAGTGGACAATGCCATCAACAACGTGAAGAAAGAAATCGATTCCCGGTATGATTTTCGGGGCGTGACCACGGAAATCACCTTTAATCGCAAGGACAAGCGGATCAGCATCCTCACCGGGGATGAGATGAAGATCAAGGCGTTGCGGGACATGCTCAGTGCCCATTGTGTGCGGCGCAAGATTGACCCACGGATCATGGATTTCAGCGAACCTGAAGGAACGTCCAAGGGGCAGCTCAAGCAGCAGGTCCGCCTGAAGGAAGGTATTGACAAGGAAACGGCCAAGAAACTGGTCAAGTTGATCAAGGGAGCCAAACTCAAGGTCCAGGCCGCCATTCAGGACAATCAGGTCCGGGTGACCGGCAAAAAGATCGATGATTTGCAGGCCGTGATCAGTCTGGTCAGGGAAGGGGGCTTTGAGCAGCCGTTTCAGTTCGTGAACATGAAATAG
- a CDS encoding sensor domain-containing diguanylate cyclase translates to MITYFQACMVSRRIVLVALIWSCFIGASFLFSYHSARKVEFRLALQTARSFFDQILITRRWNALHNGVYVPVTESTRPNIYLEDPHRDLHFNATLTLTKLNPAFMTREISTLSEQEKWVRFHITSLNPLRPENRPTPLEREGLVLFDNGTREIGRVMVQDGHRSFFYMGALRTEKSCLSCHAKQGYAQGDIRGGISVTLPFVPKISLVALQIGHVSIWLVGLLGIVLLGGRLEHAYASIKQQSHTDGLTGISNRRSLMERLQNECDRSQREQTPLTVIMGDVDHFKWYNDSYGHREGDECLKKVAHAFQQSLDRPGDFCARYGGEEFVAILANTSLQGGCFVAEKIRNNILGLEIPHEKLKGGVVTMSLGVATSYPDKHALSDEQLVSMADQALYMAKEKGRNRVEAYVPGTSE, encoded by the coding sequence ATGATCACATATTTTCAAGCATGCATGGTGTCCAGGCGGATTGTCCTCGTTGCTCTCATCTGGTCCTGTTTTATTGGAGCTTCGTTTCTGTTCAGCTATCACAGTGCCAGGAAGGTGGAGTTCCGGCTGGCGTTGCAAACGGCCCGGAGCTTTTTTGATCAGATCCTGATCACAAGACGGTGGAACGCTCTGCATAACGGCGTCTATGTGCCCGTGACCGAGTCTACCCGCCCCAACATATATCTTGAAGATCCTCATCGTGATCTGCACTTCAATGCGACCTTGACGTTGACCAAGCTCAATCCTGCATTCATGACCAGAGAGATTTCCACCTTGTCCGAGCAGGAAAAATGGGTTCGCTTCCATATTACCAGCCTGAATCCGTTACGGCCCGAAAATCGGCCGACCCCTTTGGAGCGGGAGGGCCTTGTGCTGTTTGATAACGGAACCCGGGAGATCGGTCGGGTCATGGTGCAAGACGGCCATCGTTCTTTTTTTTACATGGGGGCGCTGCGTACGGAAAAGTCCTGTTTGTCCTGTCATGCCAAGCAGGGCTATGCGCAGGGAGATATACGCGGTGGCATCAGTGTGACCCTGCCCTTTGTCCCGAAGATTTCCCTTGTTGCCTTGCAGATAGGGCATGTGAGCATCTGGCTGGTCGGTTTGCTCGGTATTGTTTTACTGGGTGGCCGGCTGGAACATGCCTATGCATCCATCAAACAGCAGTCTCATACAGATGGCCTGACCGGCATATCCAACCGCCGCAGTTTAATGGAACGGCTGCAAAACGAATGCGATCGCAGTCAAAGGGAGCAGACTCCCCTTACGGTGATCATGGGAGACGTGGATCATTTCAAATGGTACAATGATTCCTATGGGCACCGGGAAGGTGACGAGTGTCTCAAAAAGGTTGCCCATGCGTTTCAGCAGAGTCTTGATCGCCCGGGAGATTTTTGTGCACGTTATGGTGGTGAAGAATTTGTTGCCATCCTTGCCAATACCTCGCTTCAGGGAGGCTGTTTTGTGGCCGAAAAAATCCGGAACAACATTCTCGGCCTGGAAATACCCCATGAAAAACTCAAGGGGGGCGTGGTCACCATGAGTCTTGGTGTAGCAACATCCTATCCCGACAAACACGCTCTTTCCGATGAGCAGCTCGTCAGCATGGCCGATCAGGCCCTCTACATGGCCAAGGAAAAGGGACGAAATCGAGTGGAAGCCTATGTGCCCGGAACAAGCGAATAA
- a CDS encoding LuxR C-terminal-related transcriptional regulator: MSSSSLSNDVFSLELSTVVEDFCDVVLYVDAAGFIVGTKGPISTFFKTDHVIGRTVWSVLGLKVNDISELLAKYPPEDIQEIFSAHQSESFCLRIVPLPEHFCASGGFVVVVTSNSPLMDLCGAYEQRLSDNITAWDDSMALFHALFETTADPTFLVDAKQRVLSANDAAKALYKESYSPGKNCLEIIRPADPDILHEAMRTLRPGKSWTREMHVLEGMDKRLPVELTLRRVDLNASRVYHLVLRDLSELNTLEKGLHKSKAQVEGMNVTLRNVLNSVEEEKQDLREEISRQVKDQILPALDRMAREECPEVREDYYGLLKDRLVAVTHDPADPLDALVLTLTPRELEIAKLIAAGQSSKQIGELLGSSFDTIQTHRKNIRKKLGIRGKRVSLYAFLNSQGYLGAS, from the coding sequence ATGTCCTCTTCCTCTCTTTCCAACGATGTTTTTTCCCTTGAGTTGTCCACGGTTGTCGAAGATTTTTGTGACGTAGTTCTATACGTTGATGCTGCCGGATTCATTGTGGGCACCAAGGGGCCCATATCTACCTTTTTCAAGACGGATCATGTGATAGGCAGGACGGTCTGGTCGGTTCTCGGCCTTAAGGTAAATGACATTTCCGAGCTGCTTGCCAAATATCCTCCCGAGGATATTCAGGAGATTTTTTCGGCTCATCAAAGCGAGAGCTTTTGCCTGCGTATCGTACCTTTGCCCGAGCATTTTTGTGCTTCCGGGGGATTCGTGGTCGTGGTCACCAGCAACTCTCCGCTCATGGATTTGTGCGGCGCCTACGAGCAACGGTTGTCCGATAACATCACTGCATGGGATGACAGCATGGCGCTTTTTCATGCCCTGTTCGAGACCACTGCGGATCCGACCTTTCTGGTGGATGCCAAGCAGCGTGTGCTTTCAGCCAATGATGCCGCCAAGGCATTGTACAAGGAATCGTATTCTCCGGGCAAGAACTGCCTCGAGATCATCCGCCCGGCAGACCCCGACATCCTCCACGAGGCCATGCGAACCCTTCGGCCCGGCAAATCCTGGACCAGGGAGATGCATGTTCTGGAAGGTATGGACAAACGGCTTCCCGTGGAGCTCACTCTGAGAAGGGTGGATCTCAATGCCTCGCGTGTTTATCACCTTGTTCTGCGGGATCTGTCAGAACTTAACACCCTGGAAAAGGGCCTGCACAAGAGCAAGGCCCAGGTCGAAGGCATGAATGTGACGCTGCGTAATGTGCTCAATTCCGTTGAAGAGGAAAAACAGGATTTGCGTGAGGAGATTTCCAGACAGGTCAAGGATCAGATCCTGCCTGCCCTGGACAGAATGGCTCGGGAGGAGTGTCCTGAGGTACGTGAAGACTACTACGGCCTGCTCAAGGACCGTCTCGTTGCTGTCACCCATGATCCTGCTGATCCCCTGGACGCCCTTGTCCTCACCCTGACCCCCCGGGAGCTGGAAATCGCCAAACTTATAGCTGCTGGCCAGAGCAGCAAGCAAATCGGTGAATTGCTGGGCTCATCCTTTGATACCATCCAGACCCATCGCAAAAATATCCGTAAGAAACTGGGTATCCGGGGAAAACGTGTTTCTCTGTATGCCTTTTTGAACAGCCAGGGGTATCTGGGTGCATCCTGA
- a CDS encoding PAS domain-containing protein produces MFLLIAEVMRRKLMDGQVCECLLNSLMEPIVFVDAEHIIRYMNPAACVQLQKYGGGELVGNSLFDYHNPASCRTIRMVWARMQEGLEEECISNKDGKYTYMRAVRDERGELLGYYERYEKIVPH; encoded by the coding sequence ATGTTCTTGTTGATTGCAGAGGTGATGAGGAGGAAATTGATGGACGGGCAGGTTTGTGAATGTTTGCTGAATAGCCTGATGGAGCCGATTGTTTTCGTCGATGCAGAACACATTATTCGGTATATGAATCCCGCAGCTTGTGTGCAGTTGCAAAAATACGGTGGAGGCGAACTTGTTGGAAACTCCTTGTTCGACTACCACAATCCGGCCTCGTGTCGAACCATTCGTATGGTTTGGGCTCGAATGCAGGAAGGTCTTGAGGAAGAGTGCATATCGAACAAAGACGGCAAGTACACGTACATGCGGGCCGTACGTGATGAGAGGGGGGAACTGCTCGGCTACTACGAACGGTATGAGAAGATCGTTCCCCATTGA
- the trhA gene encoding PAQR family membrane homeostasis protein TrhA, giving the protein MDTSSLTLRYSLTEEIANSVIHGLGVLFSIAGLGVLTAFATAFGNGWHIVSVSIFGGTMIIMYTASTLYHGIPLPRVKMVLRVLDHSSIFLLIAGTYTPFTLVSLHGVWGWTLFVSIWCLAVAGIAIELSPFRKWRTLQIGLYLGMGWAVVVAAKPLLASVPPGGIKLLVAGGLCYTLGVIFYVWRSLKFNHAIWHLFVLAGTVFHFFAILLYVIPVCCN; this is encoded by the coding sequence ATGGATACATCCTCTCTGACTCTCCGATATTCCCTGACCGAGGAGATTGCCAACAGCGTCATTCATGGTCTGGGCGTTCTTTTTTCCATTGCCGGGCTGGGGGTATTGACCGCATTTGCCACGGCCTTTGGCAATGGGTGGCATATTGTCAGCGTGAGCATTTTCGGCGGGACCATGATCATCATGTACACGGCATCAACATTGTATCATGGCATTCCCCTTCCCCGGGTCAAGATGGTCCTGCGGGTGCTGGACCATTCATCCATTTTTCTGCTGATTGCCGGAACCTATACCCCGTTTACTCTGGTCAGTCTGCACGGCGTGTGGGGATGGACCCTTTTTGTCTCCATTTGGTGCCTGGCTGTTGCCGGTATAGCGATCGAGCTTTCCCCCTTTCGAAAATGGCGTACGCTTCAAATCGGGCTGTATCTGGGCATGGGGTGGGCTGTGGTCGTAGCGGCCAAACCTTTGTTGGCCTCTGTGCCTCCGGGAGGAATCAAGCTGCTTGTTGCCGGGGGGCTTTGCTATACCCTGGGCGTTATTTTTTATGTGTGGCGGAGCCTGAAATTCAATCACGCCATCTGGCACCTGTTTGTCCTTGCCGGAACAGTCTTTCATTTTTTTGCGATTCTTCTGTATGTTATTCCAGTGTGTTGTAATTGA
- a CDS encoding DEAD/DEAH box helicase, producing MTFEQLGLAPELVKGLADERITTPTPIQERSIPVLLQKKDVYVCSATGTGKTLAYLLPLFQNIDIRQKSVQAMVIAPTHELAMQIFRQAKKLAESSGMGVRTLALIGGVAVKRQIEGLKHKPHLIVGSTGRILHLMDLKKINGHTITTVVVDEVDRLLGGDTTEKVRDLIARTSRSRRLVYVSATVQPVSLREVKVLAPEVIEIHVHANQVSSTISHQYLVCEEREKGDVLRKLMHALHPHRAIAFVHRNRTAEIIADRLRYHKLPVADIHGAHDKLSRQKGIEDLQKGRVRLLLASDVAARGLDIRDVTHIFNVDIPSSSKDYLHRVGRTGRAGAQGCALSLVTPQEVRIVQRFRKELGIEISPVRLFRGAVEVCTSDEG from the coding sequence ATGACATTCGAACAATTGGGACTTGCCCCAGAACTGGTCAAGGGGCTTGCGGACGAGCGTATCACCACGCCCACGCCCATCCAGGAACGATCCATTCCGGTTCTTTTGCAGAAAAAGGACGTTTATGTCTGCTCGGCCACAGGTACGGGCAAGACCCTGGCCTACCTGCTGCCACTCTTTCAGAACATTGATATCCGGCAAAAGAGCGTGCAGGCCATGGTTATCGCTCCCACCCACGAACTGGCCATGCAGATTTTCAGGCAGGCCAAGAAACTGGCTGAATCTTCCGGCATGGGGGTTCGCACCCTGGCCCTCATTGGCGGGGTTGCTGTCAAACGCCAGATTGAAGGGCTCAAGCACAAGCCGCATCTCATTGTGGGGTCGACCGGAAGGATACTCCATCTGATGGATTTGAAAAAGATCAATGGGCATACCATAACTACGGTTGTGGTGGATGAGGTGGACAGGTTGCTGGGTGGCGACACAACCGAAAAGGTCCGGGATCTCATAGCCCGCACATCACGGTCCAGACGACTTGTGTACGTGTCCGCTACGGTGCAGCCGGTAAGTCTGCGGGAAGTGAAGGTGTTGGCGCCTGAAGTGATCGAGATCCATGTGCATGCCAACCAGGTCAGTTCGACCATCAGCCATCAGTATCTTGTATGCGAGGAACGGGAAAAGGGTGATGTTTTGCGAAAGCTCATGCATGCCCTTCATCCCCATCGGGCCATTGCCTTTGTGCATAGAAACAGAACCGCAGAAATCATTGCCGACAGGCTGCGTTATCACAAGCTTCCTGTGGCCGACATTCACGGAGCTCACGACAAGCTCAGTCGTCAAAAGGGCATTGAGGATTTGCAAAAGGGCAGGGTTCGCCTGCTGTTGGCCTCGGATGTGGCAGCACGGGGATTGGATATCCGGGATGTGACCCACATTTTCAATGTGGATATTCCGTCGAGCAGCAAGGATTACCTGCACCGTGTGGGCAGAACCGGCCGTGCCGGGGCCCAGGGCTGTGCCTTGTCCCTGGTTACCCCCCAGGAGGTCCGGATTGTCCAACGGTTCAGAAAAGAACTGGGCATCGAGATCAGTCCTGTCCGGTTGTTCCGGGGAGCCGTGGAAGTCTGTACCAGCGATGAAGGGTAA
- a CDS encoding ABC transporter substrate-binding protein produces the protein MKYTWFLCAIIVSMSLCIGACSNEQENGLERVKKAGVISFAMSGGYPPFNFYNDMNELVGFDVDVAREIAKRLDVKLKPVTTEWSGIIEGLRAGTYDGILGSMAVTPKRQEVVDFSVPYYYSGAQVMARADALETTPQAFRGKTIGLVTGTTFEEDAKQLGAGEVRLYKDDTQTLMELNNGVIDAVITDRVVGVNAMNNGGFKIKLVGNPIRSEDIAVAFRKSDSTLREKVNAILEDMHAEGVLSKLSQKWLGVDITVK, from the coding sequence ATGAAATACACATGGTTTCTTTGTGCCATTATCGTATCTATGTCTTTATGTATTGGTGCATGTTCCAATGAACAAGAAAACGGACTCGAACGAGTGAAGAAAGCCGGGGTGATCAGCTTTGCCATGAGCGGAGGGTATCCTCCGTTCAATTTTTACAATGACATGAACGAATTGGTGGGATTTGATGTGGATGTGGCCAGAGAAATAGCCAAGCGACTGGATGTAAAGCTCAAACCGGTGACCACCGAGTGGAGCGGGATCATCGAAGGTCTGCGTGCAGGCACTTATGATGGGATTCTTGGCAGCATGGCCGTAACCCCCAAACGGCAGGAAGTGGTCGATTTTTCCGTACCATATTATTATTCAGGTGCCCAGGTCATGGCTCGCGCAGACGCACTTGAAACCACACCCCAGGCCTTCAGGGGCAAAACCATCGGGCTTGTGACCGGCACCACCTTTGAAGAGGATGCTAAACAATTGGGTGCCGGAGAGGTCCGTCTGTACAAAGACGACACCCAAACCCTTATGGAACTCAATAATGGCGTCATTGATGCGGTCATCACCGACAGGGTCGTGGGGGTCAATGCCATGAATAATGGTGGCTTTAAGATCAAACTTGTAGGCAATCCTATTCGCAGTGAGGATATTGCCGTGGCTTTTCGCAAGTCCGACAGCACCCTCCGGGAAAAAGTCAACGCCATTCTTGAGGATATGCATGCTGAAGGAGTGCTTTCAAAATTGAGTCAAAAATGGCTTGGGGTTGATATTACTGTTAAGTAA
- a CDS encoding amino acid ABC transporter permease: MYYDFTVLAEYFPYFLPAAWMTIEITVLGIGLGLILGLITAFMRISQRRIFLFPTLAYIYLIRGTPLLLQLLFIYFGMRGLVGLEALPSAVLALGLHNGAYIAEIFRGAIVSVSSGQMEAARSIGMSYMRAMIRIILPQAFKRAVPALGNQFIIALKDSSLASAITINELLLKSQQLASSNFMMMEMLSIAAFFYLVYTGIFTWLFNRIETRLNVSQAG, translated from the coding sequence ATGTACTATGACTTTACAGTGCTGGCAGAATACTTTCCCTATTTTTTACCTGCTGCATGGATGACCATTGAGATAACCGTTCTCGGTATCGGATTGGGTCTTATTCTTGGCCTTATCACGGCATTTATGCGGATTTCGCAGCGTAGGATATTTCTGTTTCCGACGCTTGCTTATATTTATCTCATCAGGGGAACACCTCTTTTACTCCAGTTGCTGTTCATCTATTTTGGCATGCGCGGGCTTGTTGGACTGGAAGCACTGCCTTCAGCGGTTCTGGCTCTCGGGCTTCATAACGGGGCCTATATTGCGGAGATTTTTCGTGGGGCCATTGTCTCGGTTTCCAGCGGACAGATGGAGGCAGCCCGGAGTATCGGTATGTCCTATATGCGGGCCATGATCAGAATCATTTTGCCCCAGGCCTTTAAGCGGGCTGTTCCTGCCTTGGGCAATCAATTTATTATTGCCCTTAAGGACTCGTCTCTGGCCAGTGCCATCACCATCAACGAACTGCTGCTCAAATCCCAGCAACTGGCTTCATCCAATTTCATGATGATGGAAATGTTGAGTATCGCAGCCTTTTTCTATCTCGTGTACACAGGGATATTCACCTGGCTGTTTAACCGGATTGAAACCCGCCTTAATGTCAGTCAGGCCGGGTAA
- a CDS encoding iron-sulfur cluster assembly scaffold protein — MSDTRKPMHFWQDHSDNYIKMAFSYERSKRIENPDGYGRQTGQCGDTIELFLLMDNDRISQVTFEIDGCLHTRATANTVAILSEGRRLEEAWDIHPETVCNYLETLPKDHFHCAELAVGALYLALADVEHKQAARLK, encoded by the coding sequence ATGAGCGACACCCGAAAACCCATGCATTTCTGGCAAGATCATTCTGACAATTATATCAAGATGGCCTTCAGTTACGAACGGAGCAAACGCATTGAAAACCCCGACGGGTACGGCAGGCAGACCGGACAGTGCGGGGATACCATCGAATTGTTCCTGCTCATGGACAACGACCGCATCAGCCAGGTAACCTTTGAGATTGACGGGTGCCTGCATACCCGTGCCACGGCCAATACGGTTGCCATCCTCAGCGAGGGCAGACGCCTGGAAGAGGCGTGGGATATCCACCCGGAAACCGTATGCAACTATCTTGAAACCCTGCCCAAAGACCATTTTCACTGCGCCGAGCTGGCTGTGGGTGCCCTCTACCTGGCGCTGGCTGATGTGGAGCACAAGCAGGCCGCACGTCTGAAATAA